In Erigeron canadensis isolate Cc75 chromosome 7, C_canadensis_v1, whole genome shotgun sequence, one DNA window encodes the following:
- the LOC122606617 gene encoding pectinesterase inhibitor 9-like — MAQMMIISLLFLSLTILGFLGTVESRSSARTYLETQCQPTLYADLCVRTLLPYAEKNELPSPQKIAQISLTTCLDKARFLKTYVDKLAKEYYYNKMKNPEEHQNLAECLQQIKNRVNQITQSVKKLQKMGHDGEENFARQSWVRAAQTDTTICIDGFSENEFGSKAKSMIKERFLNVKQLASNCLVLLN, encoded by the coding sequence ATGGCACAAATGATGATTATCTCATTGTTGTTCCTCTCCCTCACAATCTTAGGTTTTTTGGGCACGGTCGAGTCACGTTCGAGTGCAAGGACGTACCTAGAGACGCAATGTCAACCAACATTATACGCCGATCTATGTGTAAGAACTCTCTTACCATATGCGGAAAAAAATGAACTACCTAGCCCGCAAAAAATAGCTCAAATTTCACTTACTACATGTCTAGACAAAGCGCGATTCTTAAAGACTTATGTGGACAAGCTAGCAAAAGAGTATTactataataaaatgaaaaatcctGAAGAACACCAAAACTTGGCTGAATGCCTGCAGCAGATTAAGAACAGAGTGAACCAAATTACTCAATCTGTCAAGAAGTTACAAAAGATGGGACACGACGGAGAGGAGAATTTTGCGCGGCAAAGCTGGGTCAGGGCAGCCCAAACGGATACCACAATCTGCATTGATGGTTTTTCGGAGAATGAATTTGGGAGTAAGGCAAAAAGTATGATCAAAGAAAGGTTTCTGAATGTGAAACAACTTGCTAGCAATTGTCTTGTGTTGTTAAATTAA